The sequence AGTATGAAATCGGACAAAATATGCGGGTTGAGTTAGAAACCAAGCACGCTAACTTCCACAACCTTGGAGCATTAGGTCACTTTCAGAGACTGTAATTAGGGAATAGGGAAAAAATACCGGATTACTTAACACTGTCCAGCACTCGTAACACTGCGAACCGAACCTAATATGACCCGCAAAATTATTCAGACCGATCACGCACCTGCCCCTGTAGGCCCCTATAATCAAGCGATCGCTGCTTCGGGACAACTACTGTTTGTCTCGGGTCAGATTCCCCTCGATCCGGCAACCGGAAGCCTCATTGGCGATGGCGACATCGGTGCCCAAACCCAGCAAGTCCTCACCAATCTAGAAGCCATTTTGACCACAGCAGGAGCCACCCTAGATGACGTCGTCAAAACCACCGTATTTCTAGCC comes from Synechococcales cyanobacterium T60_A2020_003 and encodes:
- a CDS encoding RidA family protein; protein product: MTRKIIQTDHAPAPVGPYNQAIAASGQLLFVSGQIPLDPATGSLIGDGDIGAQTQQVLTNLEAILTTAGATLDDVVKTTVFLA